Proteins found in one Pelmatolapia mariae isolate MD_Pm_ZW linkage group LG7, Pm_UMD_F_2, whole genome shotgun sequence genomic segment:
- the LOC134631296 gene encoding DNA-binding protein RFX7 isoform X1: MADDQQQPGQKPASGLGSLPALVPGLQGPEANALQFKIKNSICKSVQSKVDSILQDVEKFTDIEKLYLYLKLPSGPSSGNDKRTENERGSSTPGLCDQSSMSSSRTQQMYAFNWIRNHLEEHPETSLPKQEVYDEYKSYCDNLGYNPLSAADFGKIMKNVFPNMKARRLGMRGKSKYCYSGLRKKAFVHMPSLPNLDLQKSGDGCELMEPTGQSPSAEDEMRSAACGLVCEWAQKVLSRQFDNVEDLARFLLNSHYIGTKSMAALTVMTGTPTGMKTPTPASAFVPTAESNSFQPQVKTLPSPSVDAKQQLQRKIQKKQQEQKLHSPLPTETQVKRTEASTPGPTIPCGSPALLSPQPTIGIVVAAVPSPVTVQRSRQLMTSPSPVGTAEGKVLPVNFQVVTQSLKQSPKTPQNISASPVGDRLARHSTRYAQILPKPSATSAITLRSPPTLLITNSPIKTVMPTPHVSSVNVVKMTAIALAPSSSSSSNSSSTSVRPASAGVSTTAALEESQQLQSGSCAAPQSPAVRPSAPVSTPTPSADAKVVSEAGNDNNSASGTEKTAVGAKEERVAKFRAASEPSFLVKCSPGPDKGARIKNDPTSSPTSVAAAGTQDSNNSNCHDSTLYLTVDNQNSSVNASSSGSSAVTPTSKDPCADAKSPRKRTGGESHAIPVKRVFISQQPLALVDNPKPGVSAAVKRIPRPGTPARPESAPCKVKHTSIGPTQILALSDSPITHTESTQTVVKHQDLVVKHEDPSVSPDTSTGAAGNNTTDQALLQQITGDPCAIQANSGPHEASVMSELKSTIWEEGHLDELRKQAFAQQIPAEHKQAPADQLSIIAQPSEASGQLTLTQEMVDFAGSQTNMDYFPFNDDDMTQDSIVEELVQMEEQMKLKGLFGNCVDVSLQGQSANSQGSILSTHQATTTFYPSAHSSTTPVQTPTPTPTPTPTPTSEMTLAHSLTRESPCSRMAPITPVDGAMGRHTPISTPLSNCSSSVPPSPVECRNPFAFTPINSSITGYHDASIVSSSPVKPMQRPMATHPDKAKLEWINNRYNSNSSGPLSNHSIGILPSYQDLVDDQFRKPHAFAIPGQSFQSQSRQDSAHFGRLTPISPVQQQQPQLQQQQQQPQQQQQQQMVTTPTKQESFAVPAPLDSKASSSSASSTFRCRSVSPAVRQRNFSGNTGPATTTTSTTTTTRAVVSPFNSPITSEVLSILSNSQTVTSVHSMVQRSQSVPLNIMMQSEMLPVQGQSNTAKITNVLLSKMEADGDDSVRGLGINNLPSNYTARMNLTQILETTPGFAAGTAHQTQLPVSSSPAAFELQQHGYLTTGSGEQGGFSTGDSQAQVGSGEQDQQQQQLQENPVQTQPQLLLQSTQQQEVEDEQQQLDFNNTVKDLLGDDGLNPSSQLVGQVASELNAVASDFSNDIRLTSDLSSSITDLNTLDTNLLFDPNQQQEQYEDSTLEELKNDPLFQQICSDTVNSGFDWLESKDQPTTVEMLG; the protein is encoded by the exons ATGGCTGATGATCAACAACAACCTGGTCAGAAGCCTGCCTCGGGATTAGGCTCTCTTCCAGCGCTGGTGCCAGGACTCCAGGGGCCCGAGGCTAACGCGTtacagttcaaaataaagaaTTCAATTTG CAAATCTGTACAATCAAAAGTGGACAGCATATTG caagATGTTGAGAAGTTTACAGACATCGAAAAGCTCTACCTCTACCTTAAGTTGCCTTCTGGTCCCAGCAGTGGCAATGATAAAA GGACTGAGAATGAGAGGGGGTCCTCCACTCCTGGATTATG TGATCAGAGTTCCATGTCGTCAAGCCGTACTCAACAGATGTATGCATTCAACTGGATACGCAATCACCTAGAAGAGCACCCAGAGACTTCCCTCCCAAAGCAAGAGGTGTATGATGAATACAA GAGCTATTGTGACAATCTCGGCTACAATCCACTGAGTGCAGCAGACTTTGGAAAGATCATGAAGAATGTCTTTCCTAACATGAAGGCACGTCGTCTGGGAATGAGAGGCAAATCCAA ATACTGTTATAGCGGGTTAAGGAAGAAAGCTTTTGTTCACATGCCATCCCTACCCAACCTGGATCTTCAGAAGTCTGGTGATGGG TGTGAACTGATGGAGCCAACAGGCCAGTCTCCGAGTGCTGAAGATGAAATGAGGTCTGCAGCTTGTGGATTAGTGTGTGAGTGGGCTCAAAAGGTCCTGAGCCGTCAGTTTGACAACGTGGAGGACCTGGCTCGTTTTCTGCTTAATAGCCACTACATCGGTACTAAGTCCATGGCTGCACTCACTGTTATGACCGGAACACCCACAG GAATGAAGACACCAACTCCAGCTTCTGCGTTTGTGCCGACAGCGGAGTCTAACTCATTCCAGCCCCAGGTGAAGACCCTGCCCTCGCCTTCTGTTGATGCAAAGCAGCAACTGCAACGCAAGATccagaagaagcagcaggagcagaagCTTCACTCACCCCTGCCCACTGAGACCCAGGTCAAGAGAACAGAGGCCAGTACCCCGGGCCCCACGATCCCCTGTGGCAGCCCTGCTCTGCTCTCCCCTCAGCCTACCATAGGCATCGTAGTAGCAGCTGTCCCTAGCCCAGTGACG GTACAGAGAAGCAGGCAATTGATGACCTCACCCAGTCCCGTAGGGACAGCCGAAGGAAAAGTGTTGCCTGTGAACTTTCAAGTGGTCACTCAGTCTCTCAAACAGTCCCCCAAAACTCCTCAGAATATCTCAGCTAGTCCTGTAGGTGACCGGCTGGCACGACACAGTACACGGTACGCCCAAATCCTGCCTAAGCCCTCTGCCACCAGTGCCATCACGCTGCGTTCACCCCCCACGTTGCTTATCACCAACAGCCCAATAAAAACTGTGATGCCCACTCCCCACGTCAGCTCAGTGAACGTGGTGAAGATGACAGCCATCGCTCTCGctcccagcagcagcagtagtagtaacagcagcagcacttctGTGCGACCAGCCTCAGCTGGCGTGAGCACCACCGCTGCTTTGGAGGAATCCCAGCAGTTACAAAGTGGGAGTTGTGCTGCCCCCCAGTCTCCTGCAGTCAGACCTAGTGCTCCTGTCTCTACTCCCACCCCCTCTGCTGACGCCAAAGTGGTGTCTGAAGCCGGAAATGACAATAACTCTGCCTCTGGCACGGAGAAAACTGCTGTAGGAGCCAAAGAGGAGAGAGTGGCAAAGTTCAGGGCTGCTAGTGAGCCAAGTTTCCTTGTTAAATGTTCTCCAGGACCAGACAAAGGGGCAAGGATAAAAAATGACCCCACATCTTCTCCTACTTCTGTAGCTGCAGCTGGGACTCAGGACAGCAATAACAGTAACTGCCATGACAGTACTTTGTACTTGACTGTTGATAATCAGAACTCCAGTGTCAACGCATCATCTAGCGGCTCCTCTGCTGTTACCCCAACATCAAAGGATCCCTGCGCAGACGCCAAGAGCCCCAGGAAGCGCACAGGCGGGGAATCCCATGCAATTCCAGTGAAGAGGGTGTTTATATCCCAGCAGCCGCTAGCTCTAGTTGACAATCCCAAACCCGGAGTCAGCGCTGCAGTGAAGAGGATCCCCAGACCAGGAACCCCTGCTAGACCAGAGAGTGCCCCCTGCAAAGTGAAACACACTTCTATAGGGCCCACACAGATCCTTGCACTCTCTGACTCACCcatcacacacactgagagCACCCAGACTGTTGTCAAACACCAAGACCTGGTGGTGAAACACGAAGACCCTTCTGTCAGCCCCGATACCAGCACTGGGGCAGCGGGAAATAACACGACCGATCAGGCGCTGCTGCAGCAGATCACTGGGGATCCTTGTGCCATACAAGCCAACTCAGGACCACACGAAGCCTCTGTGATGAGTGAGTTAAAGAGCACAATATGGGAGGAAGGGCACCTTGATGAGCTTCGCAAGCAGGCGTTTGCCCAGCAGATACCAGCAGAACACAAACAAGCCCCTGCTGACCAACTTTCCATTATAGCCCAACCCTCTGAAGCCTCGGGCCAGCTCACCCTCACACAGGAAATGGTTGATTTTGCAGGTTCTCAGACCAACATGGACTATTTCCCATTCAATGATGATGACATGACCCAAGACAGCATTGTGGAGGAGCTAGTCCAAATGGAGGAGCAGATGAAGCTGAAGGGTCTGTTCGGTAACTGTGTGGACGTCTCCCTGCAAGGTCAGTCAGCCAACAGTCAAGGCTCTATCCTCAGCACTCACCAGGCCACTACTACCTTCTACCCGTCTGCCCACAGCAGTACCACTCCAGTCCAAACCCCCACGCCGACACCAACCCCGACACCCACCCCTACCTCTGAAATGACGCTCGCTCACAGCCTGACGAGGGAGAGCCCTTGCTCCCGTATGGCTCCCATAACCCCTGTGGATGGAGCCATGGGTCGTCACACCCCTATCAGCACACCACTGTCCAACTGCAGCAGCAGCGTCCCCCCGAGCCCCGTGGAGTGCAGGAACCCTTTTGCTTTTACTCCCATTAACTCGAGCATTACAGGTTACCATGACGCCAGTATTGTCTCCAGCAGCCCTGTCAAGCCCATGCAAAGACCCATGGCAACCCACCCTGACAAGGCCAAGCTGGAGTGGATCAACAACCGCTACAACAGCAACTCTTCAGGTCCTTTGTCGAACCATAGCATTGGCATTCTGCCCAGCTACCAAGACCTGGTGGACGATCAGTTTCGTAAGCCACATGCATTTGCAATTCCTGGCCAGTCATTTCAGTCTCAGTCAAGACAGGATTCTGCTCACTTTGGCCGTTTGACCCCAATCTCTCcagttcagcagcagcagccgcagctgcagcagcaacagcaacagccgcagcagcaacaacagcagcaaatgGTAACAACTCCTACAAAACAAGAGAGTTTTGCTGTGCCGGCACCGTTAGATAGCAAGGCCTCATCCTCGTCTGCATCTAGTACTTTCCGTTGCCGCAGTGTTAGCCCAGCAGTGCGCCAGAGAAACTTCAGTGGCAACACTGGCCCCGCGACCACCACCACAAGTACCACCACGACAACGCGCGCTGTGGTTTCACCTTTTAACTCCCCCATCACCTCCGAGGTTCTCAGCATCCTATCGAACAGCCAGACTGTCACCTCTGTCCACAGCATGGTCCAGCGTAGCCAGTCTGTACCTCTGAACATCATGATGCAGAGTGAGATGCTGCCCGTGCAGGGTCAGAGCAACACGGCCAAAATCACGAATGTTCTCCTCAGCAAGATGGAAGCGGACGGGGATGATTCTGTCCGCGGTCTAGGCATAAACAACCTCCCCTCTAACTACACGGCCCGTATGAACCTCACACAGATCCTGGAGACCACCCCTGGCTTTGCTGCAGGGACTGCTCATCAGACTCAGCTGCCTGTCAGCTCCAGTCCTGCTGCCTTTGAGCTCCAGCAGCACGGCTACCTCACCACCGGAAGTGGAGAGCAGGGAGGTTTCTCTACTGGGGACAGCCAAGCACAAGTGGGCTCTGGTGAACAAgaccagcaacagcagcagctgcaggagaaTCCAGTGCAAACACAGCCACAGCTGCTCCTCCAGAGCACACAGCAGCAGGAGGTGGAGGATGAACAGCAACAGCTGGATTTCAACAACACTGTCAAGGACTTGCTGGGGGATGATGGCCTCAACCCCAGTTCCCAGTTGGTAGGTCAGGTAGCTTCGGAGCTCAACGCCGTGGCGTCCGACTTCTCAAACGACATCAGACTGACCTCAGATCTGTCCAGTAGCATCACTGACCTTAACACGTTGGACACCAACTTACTGTTTGATCCCAATCAACAGCAGGAACAATATGAAGACTCAACACTGGAAGAACTGAAGAACGACCCGCTTTTTCAGCAGATATGCAGTGATACTGTGAACTCTGGTTTTGACTGGCTAGAAAGCAAAGACCAGCCTACTACAGTAGAGATGCTAGGTTAA
- the LOC134631296 gene encoding DNA-binding protein RFX7 isoform X2, with protein MADDQQQPGQKPASGLGSLPALVPGLQGPEANALQFKIKNSICKSVQSKVDSILQDVEKFTDIEKLYLYLKLPSGPSSGNDKSDQSSMSSSRTQQMYAFNWIRNHLEEHPETSLPKQEVYDEYKSYCDNLGYNPLSAADFGKIMKNVFPNMKARRLGMRGKSKYCYSGLRKKAFVHMPSLPNLDLQKSGDGCELMEPTGQSPSAEDEMRSAACGLVCEWAQKVLSRQFDNVEDLARFLLNSHYIGTKSMAALTVMTGTPTGMKTPTPASAFVPTAESNSFQPQVKTLPSPSVDAKQQLQRKIQKKQQEQKLHSPLPTETQVKRTEASTPGPTIPCGSPALLSPQPTIGIVVAAVPSPVTVQRSRQLMTSPSPVGTAEGKVLPVNFQVVTQSLKQSPKTPQNISASPVGDRLARHSTRYAQILPKPSATSAITLRSPPTLLITNSPIKTVMPTPHVSSVNVVKMTAIALAPSSSSSSNSSSTSVRPASAGVSTTAALEESQQLQSGSCAAPQSPAVRPSAPVSTPTPSADAKVVSEAGNDNNSASGTEKTAVGAKEERVAKFRAASEPSFLVKCSPGPDKGARIKNDPTSSPTSVAAAGTQDSNNSNCHDSTLYLTVDNQNSSVNASSSGSSAVTPTSKDPCADAKSPRKRTGGESHAIPVKRVFISQQPLALVDNPKPGVSAAVKRIPRPGTPARPESAPCKVKHTSIGPTQILALSDSPITHTESTQTVVKHQDLVVKHEDPSVSPDTSTGAAGNNTTDQALLQQITGDPCAIQANSGPHEASVMSELKSTIWEEGHLDELRKQAFAQQIPAEHKQAPADQLSIIAQPSEASGQLTLTQEMVDFAGSQTNMDYFPFNDDDMTQDSIVEELVQMEEQMKLKGLFGNCVDVSLQGQSANSQGSILSTHQATTTFYPSAHSSTTPVQTPTPTPTPTPTPTSEMTLAHSLTRESPCSRMAPITPVDGAMGRHTPISTPLSNCSSSVPPSPVECRNPFAFTPINSSITGYHDASIVSSSPVKPMQRPMATHPDKAKLEWINNRYNSNSSGPLSNHSIGILPSYQDLVDDQFRKPHAFAIPGQSFQSQSRQDSAHFGRLTPISPVQQQQPQLQQQQQQPQQQQQQQMVTTPTKQESFAVPAPLDSKASSSSASSTFRCRSVSPAVRQRNFSGNTGPATTTTSTTTTTRAVVSPFNSPITSEVLSILSNSQTVTSVHSMVQRSQSVPLNIMMQSEMLPVQGQSNTAKITNVLLSKMEADGDDSVRGLGINNLPSNYTARMNLTQILETTPGFAAGTAHQTQLPVSSSPAAFELQQHGYLTTGSGEQGGFSTGDSQAQVGSGEQDQQQQQLQENPVQTQPQLLLQSTQQQEVEDEQQQLDFNNTVKDLLGDDGLNPSSQLVGQVASELNAVASDFSNDIRLTSDLSSSITDLNTLDTNLLFDPNQQQEQYEDSTLEELKNDPLFQQICSDTVNSGFDWLESKDQPTTVEMLG; from the exons ATGGCTGATGATCAACAACAACCTGGTCAGAAGCCTGCCTCGGGATTAGGCTCTCTTCCAGCGCTGGTGCCAGGACTCCAGGGGCCCGAGGCTAACGCGTtacagttcaaaataaagaaTTCAATTTG CAAATCTGTACAATCAAAAGTGGACAGCATATTG caagATGTTGAGAAGTTTACAGACATCGAAAAGCTCTACCTCTACCTTAAGTTGCCTTCTGGTCCCAGCAGTGGCAATGATAAAAG TGATCAGAGTTCCATGTCGTCAAGCCGTACTCAACAGATGTATGCATTCAACTGGATACGCAATCACCTAGAAGAGCACCCAGAGACTTCCCTCCCAAAGCAAGAGGTGTATGATGAATACAA GAGCTATTGTGACAATCTCGGCTACAATCCACTGAGTGCAGCAGACTTTGGAAAGATCATGAAGAATGTCTTTCCTAACATGAAGGCACGTCGTCTGGGAATGAGAGGCAAATCCAA ATACTGTTATAGCGGGTTAAGGAAGAAAGCTTTTGTTCACATGCCATCCCTACCCAACCTGGATCTTCAGAAGTCTGGTGATGGG TGTGAACTGATGGAGCCAACAGGCCAGTCTCCGAGTGCTGAAGATGAAATGAGGTCTGCAGCTTGTGGATTAGTGTGTGAGTGGGCTCAAAAGGTCCTGAGCCGTCAGTTTGACAACGTGGAGGACCTGGCTCGTTTTCTGCTTAATAGCCACTACATCGGTACTAAGTCCATGGCTGCACTCACTGTTATGACCGGAACACCCACAG GAATGAAGACACCAACTCCAGCTTCTGCGTTTGTGCCGACAGCGGAGTCTAACTCATTCCAGCCCCAGGTGAAGACCCTGCCCTCGCCTTCTGTTGATGCAAAGCAGCAACTGCAACGCAAGATccagaagaagcagcaggagcagaagCTTCACTCACCCCTGCCCACTGAGACCCAGGTCAAGAGAACAGAGGCCAGTACCCCGGGCCCCACGATCCCCTGTGGCAGCCCTGCTCTGCTCTCCCCTCAGCCTACCATAGGCATCGTAGTAGCAGCTGTCCCTAGCCCAGTGACG GTACAGAGAAGCAGGCAATTGATGACCTCACCCAGTCCCGTAGGGACAGCCGAAGGAAAAGTGTTGCCTGTGAACTTTCAAGTGGTCACTCAGTCTCTCAAACAGTCCCCCAAAACTCCTCAGAATATCTCAGCTAGTCCTGTAGGTGACCGGCTGGCACGACACAGTACACGGTACGCCCAAATCCTGCCTAAGCCCTCTGCCACCAGTGCCATCACGCTGCGTTCACCCCCCACGTTGCTTATCACCAACAGCCCAATAAAAACTGTGATGCCCACTCCCCACGTCAGCTCAGTGAACGTGGTGAAGATGACAGCCATCGCTCTCGctcccagcagcagcagtagtagtaacagcagcagcacttctGTGCGACCAGCCTCAGCTGGCGTGAGCACCACCGCTGCTTTGGAGGAATCCCAGCAGTTACAAAGTGGGAGTTGTGCTGCCCCCCAGTCTCCTGCAGTCAGACCTAGTGCTCCTGTCTCTACTCCCACCCCCTCTGCTGACGCCAAAGTGGTGTCTGAAGCCGGAAATGACAATAACTCTGCCTCTGGCACGGAGAAAACTGCTGTAGGAGCCAAAGAGGAGAGAGTGGCAAAGTTCAGGGCTGCTAGTGAGCCAAGTTTCCTTGTTAAATGTTCTCCAGGACCAGACAAAGGGGCAAGGATAAAAAATGACCCCACATCTTCTCCTACTTCTGTAGCTGCAGCTGGGACTCAGGACAGCAATAACAGTAACTGCCATGACAGTACTTTGTACTTGACTGTTGATAATCAGAACTCCAGTGTCAACGCATCATCTAGCGGCTCCTCTGCTGTTACCCCAACATCAAAGGATCCCTGCGCAGACGCCAAGAGCCCCAGGAAGCGCACAGGCGGGGAATCCCATGCAATTCCAGTGAAGAGGGTGTTTATATCCCAGCAGCCGCTAGCTCTAGTTGACAATCCCAAACCCGGAGTCAGCGCTGCAGTGAAGAGGATCCCCAGACCAGGAACCCCTGCTAGACCAGAGAGTGCCCCCTGCAAAGTGAAACACACTTCTATAGGGCCCACACAGATCCTTGCACTCTCTGACTCACCcatcacacacactgagagCACCCAGACTGTTGTCAAACACCAAGACCTGGTGGTGAAACACGAAGACCCTTCTGTCAGCCCCGATACCAGCACTGGGGCAGCGGGAAATAACACGACCGATCAGGCGCTGCTGCAGCAGATCACTGGGGATCCTTGTGCCATACAAGCCAACTCAGGACCACACGAAGCCTCTGTGATGAGTGAGTTAAAGAGCACAATATGGGAGGAAGGGCACCTTGATGAGCTTCGCAAGCAGGCGTTTGCCCAGCAGATACCAGCAGAACACAAACAAGCCCCTGCTGACCAACTTTCCATTATAGCCCAACCCTCTGAAGCCTCGGGCCAGCTCACCCTCACACAGGAAATGGTTGATTTTGCAGGTTCTCAGACCAACATGGACTATTTCCCATTCAATGATGATGACATGACCCAAGACAGCATTGTGGAGGAGCTAGTCCAAATGGAGGAGCAGATGAAGCTGAAGGGTCTGTTCGGTAACTGTGTGGACGTCTCCCTGCAAGGTCAGTCAGCCAACAGTCAAGGCTCTATCCTCAGCACTCACCAGGCCACTACTACCTTCTACCCGTCTGCCCACAGCAGTACCACTCCAGTCCAAACCCCCACGCCGACACCAACCCCGACACCCACCCCTACCTCTGAAATGACGCTCGCTCACAGCCTGACGAGGGAGAGCCCTTGCTCCCGTATGGCTCCCATAACCCCTGTGGATGGAGCCATGGGTCGTCACACCCCTATCAGCACACCACTGTCCAACTGCAGCAGCAGCGTCCCCCCGAGCCCCGTGGAGTGCAGGAACCCTTTTGCTTTTACTCCCATTAACTCGAGCATTACAGGTTACCATGACGCCAGTATTGTCTCCAGCAGCCCTGTCAAGCCCATGCAAAGACCCATGGCAACCCACCCTGACAAGGCCAAGCTGGAGTGGATCAACAACCGCTACAACAGCAACTCTTCAGGTCCTTTGTCGAACCATAGCATTGGCATTCTGCCCAGCTACCAAGACCTGGTGGACGATCAGTTTCGTAAGCCACATGCATTTGCAATTCCTGGCCAGTCATTTCAGTCTCAGTCAAGACAGGATTCTGCTCACTTTGGCCGTTTGACCCCAATCTCTCcagttcagcagcagcagccgcagctgcagcagcaacagcaacagccgcagcagcaacaacagcagcaaatgGTAACAACTCCTACAAAACAAGAGAGTTTTGCTGTGCCGGCACCGTTAGATAGCAAGGCCTCATCCTCGTCTGCATCTAGTACTTTCCGTTGCCGCAGTGTTAGCCCAGCAGTGCGCCAGAGAAACTTCAGTGGCAACACTGGCCCCGCGACCACCACCACAAGTACCACCACGACAACGCGCGCTGTGGTTTCACCTTTTAACTCCCCCATCACCTCCGAGGTTCTCAGCATCCTATCGAACAGCCAGACTGTCACCTCTGTCCACAGCATGGTCCAGCGTAGCCAGTCTGTACCTCTGAACATCATGATGCAGAGTGAGATGCTGCCCGTGCAGGGTCAGAGCAACACGGCCAAAATCACGAATGTTCTCCTCAGCAAGATGGAAGCGGACGGGGATGATTCTGTCCGCGGTCTAGGCATAAACAACCTCCCCTCTAACTACACGGCCCGTATGAACCTCACACAGATCCTGGAGACCACCCCTGGCTTTGCTGCAGGGACTGCTCATCAGACTCAGCTGCCTGTCAGCTCCAGTCCTGCTGCCTTTGAGCTCCAGCAGCACGGCTACCTCACCACCGGAAGTGGAGAGCAGGGAGGTTTCTCTACTGGGGACAGCCAAGCACAAGTGGGCTCTGGTGAACAAgaccagcaacagcagcagctgcaggagaaTCCAGTGCAAACACAGCCACAGCTGCTCCTCCAGAGCACACAGCAGCAGGAGGTGGAGGATGAACAGCAACAGCTGGATTTCAACAACACTGTCAAGGACTTGCTGGGGGATGATGGCCTCAACCCCAGTTCCCAGTTGGTAGGTCAGGTAGCTTCGGAGCTCAACGCCGTGGCGTCCGACTTCTCAAACGACATCAGACTGACCTCAGATCTGTCCAGTAGCATCACTGACCTTAACACGTTGGACACCAACTTACTGTTTGATCCCAATCAACAGCAGGAACAATATGAAGACTCAACACTGGAAGAACTGAAGAACGACCCGCTTTTTCAGCAGATATGCAGTGATACTGTGAACTCTGGTTTTGACTGGCTAGAAAGCAAAGACCAGCCTACTACAGTAGAGATGCTAGGTTAA